A stretch of the Rosa rugosa chromosome 5, drRosRugo1.1, whole genome shotgun sequence genome encodes the following:
- the LOC133712319 gene encoding uncharacterized protein LOC133712319 isoform X2, giving the protein MLLLVAFREFGLTKYDMVWFVSCFINCSLDCAIAQILHHCFLQGMPREIFKQYIFPTQLNLTSTQAQRHNIPTRHHQMYPIKIYSVSRKFFQFYKASRKTYFNNLIWPVFNIWKSACC; this is encoded by the exons ATGTTGCTGCTTGTAGCTTTTAGAGAGTTTGGCTTGACTAAATATGACATGGTttggtttgtttcttgttttataAATTGTTCTCTTGATTGTGCTATTGCGCAGATACTGCATCACTGTTTCCTACAAGGCATGCCTAGGGAGATCTTCAAAC AATATATATTCCCCACGCAATTGAACCTGACTTCAACTCAAGCCCAGAGGCACAATATTCCAACAAGACATCATCAGATGTATCCTATCAAGATTTACTCGGTTTCTAGAAAATTCTTTCAATTTT ATAAGGCTAGTAGAAAGACTTACTTCAACAACCTGATTTGGCCTG TCTTCAACATATGGAAAAGTGCTTGTTGTTGA
- the LOC133712319 gene encoding uncharacterized protein LOC133712319 isoform X1: MLLLVAFREFGLTKYDMVWFVSCFINCSLDCAIAQILHHCFLQGMPREIFKQYIFPTQLNLTSTQAQRHNIPTRHHQMYPIKIYSVSRKFFQFYKASRKTYFNNLIWPGRHYFDASINPLLFMFALVVVILCGTYFSYTMVEVVTISDGHNPQVLENCTLENPL; the protein is encoded by the exons ATGTTGCTGCTTGTAGCTTTTAGAGAGTTTGGCTTGACTAAATATGACATGGTttggtttgtttcttgttttataAATTGTTCTCTTGATTGTGCTATTGCGCAGATACTGCATCACTGTTTCCTACAAGGCATGCCTAGGGAGATCTTCAAAC AATATATATTCCCCACGCAATTGAACCTGACTTCAACTCAAGCCCAGAGGCACAATATTCCAACAAGACATCATCAGATGTATCCTATCAAGATTTACTCGGTTTCTAGAAAATTCTTTCAATTTT ATAAGGCTAGTAGAAAGACTTACTTCAACAACCTGATTTGGCCTGGTAGGCATTACTTTGATGCATCTATTAATCCGCTTCTTTTCATGTTTGCATTAGTAGTTGTTATACTTTGCGGCACATATTTCAGTTATACTATGGTTGAGGTTGTAACAATTTCTGATGGTCACAATCCTCAAGTTCTTGAAAACTGCACATTAGAGAACCCATTGTAA
- the LOC133709156 gene encoding ABC transporter G family member 21, translating to MIPPEQENTMTNTTPTNKSSILSNVSRSENYQTGWVHAEPSAGTTNGSPRLAPDDMPEQPRPSTPHRASVLRESLRPVTLKFEDVTYSIKLEPTKGSCVSSYNEPKQTRNLLNGVSGIVRPGELLAMLGPSGSGKTTLLTALGGRLPGKISGKVTYNGQHFSSSMKHNTGFVTQDDVLYPHLTVLETLTFTALLRLPKQLSKEEKKEQAEMVMVELGLTRCRDSVIGGPLLRGVSGGERKRVSIGQEMLVNPSLLLLDEPTSGLDSTTAQRIVATLRLLARGGRTVITTIHQPSSRLYRMFDKVVVLSDGCPIYSGHAGRVMEYFGSVGYEVGFNFINPADFLLDLANGIAPDAKQDDQLEYNGRLDHHEEQNTTKQFLISSYKKNLYPALKAEIQQSQKDPAVLSSSSSRTSSSRGSRDYEWTTSWWEQFKVLLLRGLKERKHESFSGLRIFQVMSVAILSGLCWWHSDTSHLQDQVGLLFFFSIFWGFFPLFNAIFAFPMERPMLRKERSSGMYRLSSYYFARTVGDLPMELVLPTVFVTVAYWMGGLKPSLVTYGLTLFIVLYNVLVSQGLGLALGAILMDVKQGTTLASVTMLVFLLVGGYYILHIPGFIAWLKYISFSHYCYKLLLGVQYSVNEVYECDLGVRCRVLDYPAVKFVGLDGLWSDVAALGVMLVGYRVLAYVALRMGQPH from the exons ATGATACCTCCGGAGCAGGAAAACACCATGACAAACACTACTCCAACTAACAAGTCTAGCATACTCTCTAATGTAAGCAGGTCTGAGAATTATCAGACCGGCTGGGTTCATGCCGAACCGTCTGCTGGAACTACTAACGGAAGCCCGCGTCTGGCACCTGATGACATGCCGGAACAACCACGTCCGAGTACCCCTCATAGAGCTTCCGTCTTGCGCGAGTCCCTGCGCcctgtgacacttaag TTCGAAGACGTCACCTACAGCATTAAGCTGGAGCCGACAAAGGGTAGTTGCGTCAGTTCATATAATGAGCCAAAGCAAACACGAAATCTACTGAATGGGGTGAGTGGGATTGTGCGACCGGGGGAGCTCCTCGCAATGCTGGGGCCCTCCGGCAGCGGCAAGACCACTCTCTTGACGGCACTCGGCGGCCGCTTGCCGGGAAAAATCTCCGGCAAAGTGACCTACAATGGCCAGCATTTCTCAAGCTCCATGAAGCACAACACCGGCTTTGTGACACAAGATGATGTTCTATATCCTCATCTGACTGTGCTCGAAACCCTAACATTTACCGCCCTTTTGAGGCTTCCAAAGCAGCTGagcaaggaagagaaaaaagagCAGGCCGAGATGGTTATGGTGGAGCTCGGGTTGACCCGGTGCCGTGACAGTGTTATTGGCGGGCCTTTGCTGCGTGGGGTATCGGGTGGGGAGAGGAAACGGGTCAGTATCGGGCAGGAGATGCTGGTGAACCCAAGTCTTTTGTTGCTGGACGAGCCTACCTCGGGGCTCGACTCTACCACGGCGCAGCGTATAGTTGCTACGCTGCGCCTACTGGCGAGAGGTGGGAGGACAGTGATCACCACCATCCACCAGCCGTCCAGCAGGTTGTATAGGATGTTTGATAAGGTGGTAGTTTTGTCGGACGGGTGCCCGATTTACAGCGGGCATGCAGGTCGGGTCATGGAGTATTTCGGGTCCGTTGGGTATGAGGTCGGGTTCAATTTCATCAACCCGGCTGATTTCTTGCTTGATCTTGCTAATG GTATAGCACCTGATGCTAAACAAGATGATCAACTAGAGTATAATGGCAGATTAGATCATCACGAAGAACAAAACACAACTAAGCAGTTTCTGATATCATCATATAAAAAGAACCTATACCCTGCATTGAAGGCAGAGATTCAGCAAAGTCAAAAAGACCCAgctgttctttcttcttcttcttcaagaacATCATCATCCAGAG GTAGTCGAGATTACGAATGGACTACCAGCTGGTGGGAGCAATTCAAGGTTTTGCTTCTGAGGGGTTTGAAAGAGAGAAAGCATGAATCTTTCTCAGGTTTAAGGATATTCCAAGTTATGTCGGTTGCAATTCTCTCAGGCCTTTGTTGGTGGCACTCAGACACTTCACATTTGCAAGATCAG GTTGgacttctctttttcttctccatatTCTGGGGCTTCTTCCCACTGTTCAATGCCATATTTGCCTTCCCTATGGAACGACCAATGCTAAGAAAGGAACGTTCCTCTGGCATGTATCGTCTCTCTTCCTATTACTTTGCCAGAACCGTGGGTGATTTGCCAATGGAGCTTGTGCTTCCCACTGTGTTTGTGACGGTTGCTTATTGGATGGGGGGTCTCAAGCCTTCACTAGTCACATATGGACTAACCCTCTTCATAGTTCTTTACAATGTGCTAGTCTCACAAGGCCTTGGACTAGCACTAGGTGCAATTCTAATGGATGTGAAACAGGGGACAACTCTGGCTTCAGTGACCATGTTGGTGTTTTTACTAGTAGGAGGATACTACATTCTGCACATTCCAGGTTTCATAGCTTGGTTGAAGTATATTTCTTTCAGTCATTACTGTTATAAGCTTCTTCTGGGAGTTCAATACTCGGTGAATGAAGTTTATGAGTGTGATCTGGGGGTGCGTTGCAGGGTACTTGACTATCCTGCTGTTAAGTTTGTGGGTCTTGATGGTTTGTGGTCTGATGTTGCTGCTTTGGGTGTAATGCTGGTGGGTTATAGGGTTCTGGCTTATGTCGCTTTGAGGATGGGGCAACCTCACTGA